The Chionomys nivalis chromosome 1, mChiNiv1.1, whole genome shotgun sequence sequence CAAGTGACCAGGGCTGAGAAAAAAACCCTAACTCTACCTTGAGGGCTCAGAGAGGATCCCAGACGTGGGCATCCCATCCTCTCCTTGTCTGTTTCTTCATACAGCCTACAATTAATGTATAATACTGGAGCGATGCCAAGCAGAGGTAGACACAGAGAGAGTATCTATCTAGTACTCTCATATTGCAAATTCAGAGAAGCCTCTTCTAGAAAGGGGTCCCTAATGCTCCTTAATGTGCAAACAGAGGTCTTGGAAGTGAGGTTTCTTGGAGTGtctggtttgggggggggggtgcacacgCTGAGAGTTTCGGGTCAAGCAGAAGCATCAACAATAGAAGGGAAGGCAGGCATTCCGGGGTAATCTGTAGAAGCGGGGAAGTTGTGGGAAGGAGGTAGAGTTGGGATGGAGAGTGGCTCCCCTCACCACTACTTCATCTCAAGAAGGCTGTATCTTTTTTCTACAGTGGCTAACTTCGACCCGGGCACCTTTAGTCTGATGCGATGTGACTTCTGTGGGGCTGGTTTTGATACTCGAGCTGGCCTTTCCAGTCATGCCCGGGCCCATCTGCGTGACTTTGGCATCACCAACTGGGAGCTTACCATCTCGCCCATCAACATCCTGCAGGAGTTGCTAGCCACCTCAGCAGCTGAGTTGCCCCCCAGTCCCCTGGGCCGTGAGCCACCTGGAAGCTTTCTGACTTCACGACGGCCACGTTTACCTCTGACCATGCCCTTCCCACCCACCTGGGCTGAGGACCCTGGGCCAATCTACGGAGATGGTAAGGGGAGGGAACAGGCCAGACTGGagcccttccccttccccagggCTTCAgagggatggatgggtgagtTGGAGGGTGTCCACTCTGCTTTCTCTGAAGCATTTcatctgtctgtaattctagcattcaggTAAGAcgctcagggccagcctgaacCGCATAGCAAACTCCAGGCCTGAGCTAGGCTAAACAGTcagaccttattttttttttaagaaaaaaaagcatattaaCAAATTTTATCACCACTATATTGCCACATAAGGgtaatttctgttttattcaagGACTTGTTCATGGCCTTTTCTGAATTCGATTTCTCAGTGAGTTCTTTCTAGAAGCAATGGCACTTTACAAGCACAAAGCCATTGAACTCCTTACAACGACCCTATGAAAGTGGGTGTTTTCATCATGTCTATTTTACAGAGGAGGAATCTGAGGCACAGAGAACTTAATTTACCTGCCCCAAATTACATAGTTAGAGGGAGCTAAGCTTTGCAATCCAGGTAGCTGGGCAGCAAATTCTTTGTTCTGGGAAAATCTCCTATGTTGAATACTACATCCAATAGAACTTTGTCAGATGTCAGAAATAGTCTTTAACAGTCTGTGCTGGCTGGAGGATCACCATGGGCTACATGTAGCCATTGAGCACTTAAAATATGACTAGTACTGATCCACTGGTGATCTTACTGTAGTGGGTAGTACAGATCTAGATCCAGACTCTAGCTGGGgatatggttcagtggtagagtggtAGCATGGGCAAAGCCCTAGTCTGGTTCAGTCTCTACACTCAGACAGTTCTGTCCAGCCACTCTGACAAACCCTTCCCATACTCAAGCAATTGCATGTACTAAGGCTTCAACCTTTGTCATCTCTGAtatgccaaaaaaagaaaacaagctggtagggcaaatgattattttattttgctttgatgtTCTGGGCATGGAACCCTGGgcctcatgcatgttaggcaaatgcCCTCACCACTAAGCTATGCTCCTAGCCCTAGGATCATTGAGTATTTATCTCAAAGAAACTGTgaattgtttgctttgttccAGCCATATACAGGCAGAGCTGGCCTTCTGAGCTTCTTGTTTGGTAGTGTCTTGAAATCTAGAATCGGTGTTTGGTATTAAATTACAGGATGGACACAGCAGAATTAGAGGAAAAGTGAAGGACCTGGTCTTGCAAAACTTGACATTCTGAGagcttttaaaagacaaagaactCAGCTgaacatggtggtacacacctttaattccagcactctggagactgaggcaggtggatctttgagttcaaggccaacctggtgaacgtaatgagttctaggatagccaaggctacatgaagagaccctgtctcaaaaaataaaaattggagtCAGAGAACTGAGCTGTGAAGTGTAGTTGAGTGAAATTCAAACTCCTTGGCTCTGAGGAGTGAAACACATCTAATTGGCAGAATTAATGTAGGGTACAGGGACTGGCTTTCTTCCACGGTTCCTCTACCTACAGTTTCCAGGCTCCTGCCTAGATGTGTATTTTAGACTTGGTCAGATCCACCATCCCATCTGTAAGCcatgtaaaggcacttgagaaatTTCAAAGGACAGGGTGGGGATGTCAAAAGTTCAtcttttgctgggcagtggtggtgcacacctttaatcccagcactcaggaggcagagacgggtagatatctgtgagttcgaggccagactgatctacagagacaggacagcctccaaagatacagagaaaccctgtcttgaaaaataataaaaagaaaaaaggtcatcTCTTCCTTGGACAAGAAGGAAATTGAGGCACAACAGATAGGTTGGTGACTGACTGAGGCCATAtctcagagaaaggcagaggaatGGGACATGGGGCTTTTTGCCTTTGGTAAAGATTGCTGGTGATTCAGCTTTTCCACCTGATTTGGTTTGTAATGTCTTAGGGATGACTGGAAGGTAGAGCCAGCTCTAAGGATGTCTATATCTGTAGAAAGCAATCTATGGGAGCTCCAGCTCTGACCCCTTTTTCTGTGTTATTCCAGCGCGGGCCTGCATATCATGCTCACATTTCTTCTCTGGCACCTGAGCCAGACACTCCCAAGGATGAGACCAAGTTCCTAACAGCCAAATTCCCTTATGAccaaaatattttcatcaaaaaaaaaaaaaaattagtgtgtCACCTCCCAGAGGGAGCTGGCCCAAACTCTAGGGTGTGAGGAAGTGGAGTCGGCTTTGCTTTGGCTTTATCTAAAGGGAGGAGAGTTATGGCCTGTTTAGGGAACACATGAAGATGGGGTGATAAGGAGTAGCTGAAATTATCTTAACTTTGCAAAGTAAGGATGTTCCAAATCAGGCTCAGGTTGGGGCAGTGGCCCTGCGTGGCAGTTCTTTTAGTAGGTTCTTCCCCTTTTGCCAAGTAAGCCAGAAGGGGAGGGTACCAGATTGGAGGCGGGGCAGCGGTCAGATTCTGGTTCCACCCATCTGTCAAGGAACAGCTGGACGCTGCAGTTTGAAGTTGGGGCGGGAGAGTGTGGGGTGCTAGAATCGTAGGTAAGGAGGGACTGAGTTTCTTGGATGGCGGGACTGCTCTATCCAAGATCAGCTATAGATACCAGGGTGacgtgggggatggggaggatcACCGTGGTCAAGGATCTATTCTTTCAGAGTTGTTCTAGAAGGCTTGCCTTggagtaagaaaaaagaaagcgaCAGGGTCTCAAGGCAGGTCCTAGCTCTGCTGTCAGGGTTCTAATTCTGAATGCTAATATTGAGGTGAATGTGTGTGACTGGAGTGTTCCCTTTCTAGCCGTAGGGATGTGCGGATCACGGTCTAGGGCGGCTGCTGGAGGCGTCTGGAAGCTTGACCTGTGTGCGTGAGCCCTAGCGCTCCAGGCAGCTCCCAAGAGCTTCCAAGTCAGCTCCTCAGCGCCCAGAGCATTTCGCTCGAGGCGCTCGACGCTCTTCAGGTTGCCCTGGGTGCGCCCGGAGGGGCGGAGCAGAGCACGCTCGGCGGTAGCGGCGCGCGGCGCTCCGCTGCTCTCGCCTGGGGCAGCCGCCCCGCGTGCGCCGGAGCCAAGATGGCCGCCTCCACCGCCCAGTGCCGAGTGACAAAAGCGGAGAGCAAGGCGGCGGCGGGGCCGCGCGCGGGGGGTGCCCGGGAGCGCGCGACCACGGGGGCGCCCTCGCCAAGTCCCCCGAGTCCAGGCCCGGTGGTTCTCCCGGCGCCGCCGCCCCCGCctccgccgccaccgccgccttCGCGGGACGGGCCCAAGGCCGAGCCGGAGCAGGGTCCCGGGCCCGTGCCCGCGCCCGCGCCGGGTAAGAGTTGGCGGAGGGGAGGGATTCGGGAGGGGAAAGTCGGCGTCCCACCCGCGTGTGCCGCCGCCTCCCACACACCCGCCGTCCGGTCTCTGTGGCACCCCCCCCCCCTCAGGCGCTCGGGCCCTGggcctccctcagcctcctggagGGTCCCAGGCTTCGGAAGCACTCTGCCGCTGCTCCTCGGGACGCTCGCCGGCTCTGACAGAAGTCCCCTGCCTCTTTTGGAGTCTCAGAAGCTCCCAGTTGTCACGGTTCCGATCCCCTCGGTGTGGAAAACCACCTTTGGCCCTGCCCCATCTGACAGACGCGCCCACTTCTACCTGGAGACTTTGACAAAGTACTCGGTGTCATGATCTCGGTAGCCCCCTGACCTATCTTCTTGCTTCTGTGGGACTCAGACTGAGCAGGGAGCGACCTTCCTCGCCCCCTGCCCTATTGCATTCTACTGGTCATCTCCGAAGCCCATCTGACATACAGTTCTTCATCCTCAGCTCTTGTTCAGAATTCGACTTCATCTCCTCCCAGTATCCCCCATCCCTACCCCCTTTAATGGAAACTTAGACTAAGAAAACCACCCTTGAGTCCTTCTCCGCGTACCTCTTACCTGAGAAGGCGTCCTCCCTGGAAGCCTAAGAAAGTTTGTGCAAACTTGTGTCATCATCACTCTGGCTGTCCCCGAGTTGCCCAGGCTCCAGATTCTTCCTTTGTCCCATTTACAGTTCTACTGCTAGGACTAGCTGTTGTATTTGAAGCTCCAGCTCCCTTGGCTGGTGGAGGTTCCCCCCTCCCTGTGTGTCCTTAGCTTCTTGCTTTTTCTGCCttgcctctctggcttccaactctggtctttgtctcttttgactgttTTTACCCTTCACCCCCTTATAAGTTCTACCCAGAGAGGCATTATCTCTTAAGATGACCTCAGATAGGAGTCTCAGCTGAAATGTGTTCTCAGACCAGTCAGCCTTCTGCTGGACTGAAGCCACTGTTTGTCTCCTGTCATTGAACAATCTCAATGTCTCTGCTTTGTGCTGCTGTGGGGGTTTATGGGTACAGCCTCAGCTCTCATGGAACGAATGGCTTCCAGGAGTGAGAACAGATGCCAAGGATGAGGAAGAAGTACTTTCAGTTCTTTCAGTCCCGTTCTTGGGATGGACAGCCTGACTATTGATTGGGCTGAGCCTGTCTCCTCCACCCCACAGGCCTTTGTTCTGAGGAAAACACAATGGTGGCCATGGACTTGGGGTCTCCCTTACTCCCAAAGAAGAGCCTGCCTGTCTCTGGGACCCTGGAGCAGGTGGCCAGTCGGCTGAGCAGCAAAGTGGCTGCAGAGGTTCCTCATGGCAGCAAACAGGAGCTGCCAGACCTCAAGGGTGAGTGGCCCAAGCAACAAGGCATGTTTGCTGGCCAGCAAGGTCATGCTCACAGAAGCACTTTCTGGCCTGGCCGACTACCATGGGTCCCCAGGTTGGCCCTCATCTTCCTTCCAGCATTATATAAGGCACCAAGGAGATAGACACCCAGCTGTCTTCTACATTGAGTTTCTATAGCTTTGGCCATATGGCCCTCGGCTGCTACCTTAACTGGGTGAAGAAGGGGCATCCAGGGAAGCAATGGGCAAGGTGGGTAAGAGATCAAATTCAAACCCACGTCACTAGCCAACcttgtttgttttgagctttCATATGATacctatttgtttttctgtagacTACAAGGTTGTTGAGAGTAATGATAAGCATCTTACTAGTTCCTACATGTGTTAAAACGAGCAAAACCAAACTCGCCTTTGCATCATTGAAGTTGGGCAAGGAGGCCAAGAAGCAGATGGGGAGTGGGCAGGGCCATGGCTGGGACCTCTGACTTAGCATTTGAAGTATGCATTGAGTTACAGTGAGTAGGTTGGATATTAGCTCcatatgtgatgtatgtgtgtgcatgcatgcatttgtgtaaGCATGCCGCCAGGGCATCCTGGTATGTTGCAGGTCTGAAAGACATCCCCACTGGCTAGGCAACAGAGGGTCCAGCCTCCTGTTGTGTGCCCTTGGACACaactcttcccttctctgagcctcagtttccttacttCCAAACAAGAAATATTAACCCCCACCAAATTAGAATTGTTACGACCAAAGGGATTTGACAGAAGCAGAACACTTCCTTTGAACTTAGATAAGGGGAGGAGAATGGTTCAGTATACCTGCAAGACCTCATGGCCTTTCATCCTGGCCTCCATCTCACCCTCCAGCCCAGAGCCTGACCACCTGTGAGGTCTGCGGTGCCTGCTTTGAGACACGAAAGGGCCTGTCCAGCCATGCACGTTCACATCTGCGGCAGCTGGGGGTCGCAGAGTCAGAAAGCAGTGGTGCTCCCATCGACCTTCTCTACGAGCTGGTGAAGCAGAAGGGCCTGTCTGATGCTCCCCTGGGGCTGCCCCCTAGCCTGACCAAGAAGTCCAACTCACCAAAGGAGTTGGTTGCTGGGGCTGCCAGGCCTGGCCTGCTCACCCTGGCCAAACCTATGGATGCCCCTCCTGTCAACAAAGCCATCAAGTCACCTCCTAGCTTCTCAGCCAAGGGCCTGGCCCACCCATCCAGCTCTCCACTCCTCAAGAAGGCCCCACTCACTCTGGCAGGATCTCCTACACCCAAGAATCCTGAAGACAAGAGCCCCCAGCTATCCCTGAGTCCCCGGCCGACCTCCCCAAAGACACAATGGCCCCAGTCTGAGGATGAGGGGCCTCTGAATCTCAGtgagtgtgggtactgggagctgaGGGGGGTGCTGGGTATTACATGGTCCTTGAATGAGGAGGACCCAGGGTAGGAACTGAGGCTTGCATCTTCCAGATCGTGGGTCATCCAGGTCAGTACTGATTGAGGCACTCATTGGGTCCCCTATTGGGCTGTcctgagatgatttttttttcccattctgctgATCTTCCCCTGGAGGCCTGCTACAGGTCTGAGCCTGCTAGGGTCCTACTTGCTACTTGAGAGGCGCTCTTGTCCTTCTCTGGCCTGATGGTGGGGTGGAGAAGGTAACCAGGGTACCTGTGGCCCTGGCTCTCCTAGTGGGAGTCTGGGATATTTTGAATCATACAGGTAGATAGGTAGTAATCTCTACCAGAAAGGAAGTCCTTACACTGccctttttttttcatgtctccTGGTCATGTGTGCCGAGGCTTCTCCCTGTTGGTGCACACAGATAGAGACCTTCTGCTATGGCTGCCTTGCACTTGGCAAGTTGGGTTTGGGAAGAAACCCTCCAAGTTCAGCAGTCAGGTTTTGAGGTGTCCATTGTACTTTCCCATATGTGGCAGGTATTAGAGCCTGGTGACACCTGTGTTTTCTGGCAGCCACTTGCATTGGATCTGCTGTGGTTTTAGGAGTAGGGGCGCTCGGTAGTCTGGTGGTGCCTCCTACTCTTCACCTTCTGTCTTCTTCCATAGTTCCCCTATCAGAGTTCCAAGGGAGCATCAGGATTTATCACAGAGCTATATCCTTAAGCTCCTCTACCTTCACTTGGTGCCAGTGAGCTAGGCAGGGAACAGGCTGCTCTGCTACCTGAAAcctctaaaaaaaagaaacaaaaacatgtctGTAGCATAAAACTTGGACCCCTAACCACCCGGGCAGCTGAAAATCACACCAGACCCTCCTGCCTTCAACCCCTAGGGCCGACCAAGGAGGCGGCCGTGAACCCCCCCTGTGTTTTGTCTCCGCAGCTTTAGATAGTGACGGGGGCAGAGAGCTGGACTGCCAGCTGTGTGGTGCCTGGTTTGAGACCCGCAAGGGCCTGTCCAGCCACGCCCGTGCCCATCTGCGCCACCTGGGCGTCAGCGACCCGGATGCCAAGGGATCCCCCATAGACGTGCTCCACGGGCTCATCAGGAGGGACGGCATCCAGATTCGCCTCCCACCCGGGCGGGGAGCTCTGGCCCAGCTGGGGcgtcctccttctgcctccacggCCCTCTCCTTGCTCCCTCCCCCACCGCCGGCCAAGAAGGCCAAGCTGAAGGCCTCGGGTATGGCCATCCCCTGGGGGAAGCAGGATCTCTCGGCCGCCGGCATTTTCTGGGCCTCTGATGTGGAGCCATCTCCTCTCAACCTCTGTAGGTTCTCGCTTCAGCTGCCCTTCCTCCCTGTGGGCCCTGGAGCCCCTCCCTGGGGGGTCATGGCCCCCTCCCTACTCCCTCCCTGTTGTCGTAGGGAGTAGACAGGGGCCCTTGGCAGTGGGCCGGCTCAACCCAGAGATTTTCTTGGCAGTGGGCTGCTGGTACCTCTCTCTTGGTCTTAGCCTCTATCACCATGACCCTGCCTGAGAACGAAGGCCAAGGGGAAGGTCCCACCTTTTGGTGTGGAAGGTGCCCTGGGTCTGGAAAGCATATGGCACCTAGGTTGGCTGTGTCCTGTCTCCTGCCCTGTCCTTGTTGGGACCCACAAAGCTATGGAGTATTGGTACTGCCCTCTGCCAGGACAAAGGTCCTATTAGCCTCTggtgcctctccctcccctaccTTGCCTCTACCCAGTGTTTGACCCCACCCACCAGCTCCCTCACTTGCACCTGCCTTCCACTACTACCCTAGCTTATGGATACATTGCTGCCCATACCTAGCTGGCCAGGATACTCCTGCAGGTAACTATCCTGATGGTGCCCACAATTTTAACTGTCCCTTTTCTTCCTGCTACAGCTTCAGGTCCAGAGCCAACAAGAGACATCCGTTGCGAGTTCTGTGGTGAGTTCTTTGAGAACCGAAAGGGCCTGTCCAGCCACGCGCGCTCCCACCTCCGCCAGATGGGTGTGACTGAGTGGTATGTGAACGGCTCACCCATTGACACACTGCGGGAGATTCTGAAGAGACGGACCCAATCCAGGCCAGGTGGACACCTCCACCCACCAGGGCCTAGCCCAAAAGCCCTAGCCAAGGTGATGGGTAGCGGAGGTCCTGGCAGCTCACTAGAAGCCCGCAGTCCCTCAGATCTTCACATTTCACCCCTGGCCAAGAAGTTGCCACCGCCACCGGGCAGTCCCCTGGGCCACTCACCaactgcttctcctcctcccacgGCCCGGAAGATGTTCTCAGGCCTTGCTACTCCTTCCTTGCCCAAGAAACTGAAACCTGAACAAATGAGAGTGGAGATCAAGCGGGAGATGTTGCCAGGGGCCCTGCATGGGGAGCCACACCCTTCTGAGGGTCCCTGGGGCACGCCTCGAGAAGATATGGCACCTTTGAACCTGTGTAAGTGTGACCAACCCTGTGTAGGGCAGGTAGACCAATTGGCTGGATCCCTTCTCTATACCTCCTTAGGAGTATTTATAGATCACAGGACTGGAATGAAGATACTTAAGTCCAGAGGACATAGAACTTGCTGCCGTTTGTTATTCGTGCAGAAGAGGCAGAATCATGTAATTAATGTCCTCCTTAGCCAATTGGTAGTGGCCTCCAACTAGATTCCTAGGGAGAATAGTTGCAAAGATCCATTAGTAATACCTGACACTGGCTGGAATAAAGGGATGGCATTCAATGTTTGAACTGTATCTGATATTCCTGGCTATTTGGTACTTGGCATTTGGAATCACGGTCAAGATCTCTATATCACAATAATGTGGTAGTGATTTGGGCAAGTTTCCTCATTTGGAAGATGGAGATCAGTATAATCCCCTGCCTTGTGTCTATATAGTTTTCTTGAGAATTAAGTACGATAAAGCACTTAGCATGGCGCCTGGTTGCAAAAAGGTCCTTATATATCATAATTGCTATCATGTCACTGTTACTTGTTTCCCTGGCACTCTGTCacactattttacttttcttgggTTCATTATAAGCAGACAAGTGTGACTGAGGCTTCATCTTAGAGTGCATATGCCAGCTCCCTGCCACGTGCTCTGAACCCTTCTGATTTTAGACCCTACCACCTACATTGGGAGATGGGGTTTTCATCTCCATCTTGCAGAGAAGGAAACAGGCTCAGAGAGAGGAAATAGCTTGCCCAGCCTCACTCAGGGAGACCTGTGAAGCCAGCTAAAATCTGAGGTAATAAGACAGATAGGAGGGCTGGATATATGAAGTGCCTCTGGTGGCCCAGATGAAGTAGCAGTTCAGTGGAgtctggagggaggggctggcacTGTCTTGGGCTTTGAGCTTAGAGGCTTCCTGCCTATAGCCAgtgcctccttctctttcccccaccGTGGACCCCTTGCAGCATCCAGGGCAGAGCCAGTACGTGACATCCGTTGCGAGTTCTGTGGTGAGTTCTTCGAGAACCGCAAGGGCCTTTCCAGCCACGCTCGCTCCCACCTGCGCCAGATGGGTGTGACTGAGTGGTCTGTCAATGGCTCACCCATTGACACACTTCGAGAGATACTGAAGAAGAAGTCCAAGCTGTGCCTCATCAAGAAAGAGCCTCCAGCTGGAGACCTGGCTCCTGCTCTGGCTGAGGATGGCTCCCCCACAGCAGCTCCTGGGGCTATGCATTCCCCACTGCCTCTGTCACCCCTGGCTAGCCGGCCTGGAAAACCAGGAGCTGGGCCGGCCCAGGTTCCCCGGGAGCTCAGCCTGTCACCCATCACGGGGGCTAAGCCTTCTACCACCAGCTACCTGGGCCCAGTGGCAACCAAACGGCCCCTACAGGAGGACCGCTTCCTCTCAGCAGAGGTCAAGGCCAAGACCTACATCCAGACTGAACTGCCCTTCAAGGCAAAGACTCTCCATGAGAAGACCTCCCACTCCTGTAAGCAGTGGTTGGTAGG is a genomic window containing:
- the Wiz gene encoding protein Wiz isoform X15 yields the protein MAAVAFLMGSPILASAKPSPVPPPPPIGSAAVANFDPGTFSLMRCDFCGAGFDTRAGLSSHARAHLRDFGITNWELTISPINILQELLATSAAELPPSPLGREPPGSFLTSRRPRLPLTMPFPPTWAEDPGPIYGDGLCSEENTMVAMDLGSPLLPKKSLPVSGTLEQVASRLSSKVAAEVPHGSKQELPDLKAQSLTTCEVCGACFETRKGLSSHARSHLRQLGVAESESSGAPIDLLYELVKQKGLSDAPLGLPPSLTKKSNSPKELVAGAARPGLLTLAKPMDAPPVNKAIKSPPSFSAKGLAHPSSSPLLKKAPLTLAGSPTPKNPEDKSPQLSLSPRPTSPKTQWPQSEDEGPLNLTSGPEPTRDIRCEFCGEFFENRKGLSSHARSHLRQMGVTEWYVNGSPIDTLREILKRRTQSRPGGHLHPPGPSPKALAKVMGSGGPGSSLEARSPSDLHISPLAKKLPPPPGSPLGHSPTASPPPTARKMFSGLATPSLPKKLKPEQMRVEIKREMLPGALHGEPHPSEGPWGTPREDMAPLNLSSRAEPVRDIRCEFCGEFFENRKGLSSHARSHLRQMGVTEWSVNGSPIDTLREILKKKSKLCLIKKEPPAGDLAPALAEDGSPTAAPGAMHSPLPLSPLASRPGKPGAGPAQVPRELSLSPITGAKPSTTSYLGPVATKRPLQEDRFLSAEVKAKTYIQTELPFKAKTLHEKTSHSSTEACCELCGLYFENRKALASHARAHLRQFGVTEWCVNGSPIETLSEWIKHRPQKVGAYRSYIQGGRPFTKKFRSAGHGRDSDKRPPLGLAPGGLSLVGRSAGGEPGPEAGRAADSGERPLATSPPGTVKSEEHQRQNINKFERRQARPPDASAARGGEDANDLQQKLEEVRQPPPRVRPVPSLVPRPPQTSLVKFVGNIYTLKCRFCEVEFQGPLSIQEEWVRHLQRHILEMNFSKADPLPEEPQAPQAQTAAVEAP
- the Wiz gene encoding protein Wiz isoform X8; protein product: MEGLLAGGLAAPDRPRGPERLPGPAPREDIEGGAEAAEGEGDIFRSTHYLPITKEGPRDILDGRSGISVANFDPGTFSLMRCDFCGAGFDTRAGLSSHARAHLRDFGITNWELTISPINILQELLATSAAELPPSPLGREPPGSFLTSRRPRLPLTMPFPPTWAEDPGPIYGDGLCSEENTMVAMDLGSPLLPKKSLPVSGTLEQVASRLSSKVAAEVPHGSKQELPDLKAQSLTTCEVCGACFETRKGLSSHARSHLRQLGVAESESSGAPIDLLYELVKQKGLSDAPLGLPPSLTKKSNSPKELVAGAARPGLLTLAKPMDAPPVNKAIKSPPSFSAKGLAHPSSSPLLKKAPLTLAGSPTPKNPEDKSPQLSLSPRPTSPKTQWPQSEDEGPLNLTLDSDGGRELDCQLCGAWFETRKGLSSHARAHLRHLGVSDPDAKGSPIDVLHGLIRRDGIQIRLPPGRGALAQLGRPPSASTALSLLPPPPPAKKAKLKASGMAIPWGKQDLSAAGIFWASDVEPSPLNLSSGPEPTRDIRCEFCGEFFENRKGLSSHARSHLRQMGVTEWYVNGSPIDTLREILKRRTQSRPGGHLHPPGPSPKALAKVMGSGGPGSSLEARSPSDLHISPLAKKLPPPPGSPLGHSPTASPPPTARKMFSGLATPSLPKKLKPEQMRVEIKREMLPGALHGEPHPSEGPWGTPREDMAPLNLSSRAEPVRDIRCEFCGEFFENRKGLSSHARSHLRQMGVTEWSVNGSPIDTLREILKKKSKLCLIKKEPPAGDLAPALAEDGSPTAAPGAMHSPLPLSPLASRPGKPGAGPAQVPRELSLSPITGAKPSTTSYLGPVATKRPLQEDRFLSAEVKAKTYIQTELPFKAKTLHEKTSHSSTEACCELCGLYFENRKALASHARAHLRQFGVTEWCVNGSPIETLSEWIKHRPQKVGAYRSYIQGGRPFTKKFRSAGHGRDSDKRPPLGLAPGGLSLVGRSAGGEPGPEAGRAADSGERPLATSPPGTVKSEEHQRQNINKFERRQARPPDASAARGGEDANDLQQKLEEVRQPPPRVRPVPSLVPRPPQTSLVKFVGNIYTLKCRFCEVEFQGPLSIQEEWVRHLQRHILEMNFSKADPLPEEPQAPQAQTAAVEAP
- the Wiz gene encoding protein Wiz isoform X13 — translated: MAAVAFLMGSPILASAKPSPVPPPPPIGSAAVANFDPGTFSLMRCDFCGAGFDTRAGLSSHARAHLRDFGITNWELTISPINILQELLATSAAELPPSPLGREPPGSFLTSRRPRLPLTMPFPPTWAEDPGPIYGDAQSLTTCEVCGACFETRKGLSSHARSHLRQLGVAESESSGAPIDLLYELVKQKGLSDAPLGLPPSLTKKSNSPKELVAGAARPGLLTLAKPMDAPPVNKAIKSPPSFSAKGLAHPSSSPLLKKAPLTLAGSPTPKNPEDKSPQLSLSPRPTSPKTQWPQSEDEGPLNLTLDSDGGRELDCQLCGAWFETRKGLSSHARAHLRHLGVSDPDAKGSPIDVLHGLIRRDGIQIRLPPGRGALAQLGRPPSASTALSLLPPPPPAKKAKLKASGMAIPWGKQDLSAAGIFWASDVEPSPLNLSSGPEPTRDIRCEFCGEFFENRKGLSSHARSHLRQMGVTEWYVNGSPIDTLREILKRRTQSRPGGHLHPPGPSPKALAKVMGSGGPGSSLEARSPSDLHISPLAKKLPPPPGSPLGHSPTASPPPTARKMFSGLATPSLPKKLKPEQMRVEIKREMLPGALHGEPHPSEGPWGTPREDMAPLNLSSRAEPVRDIRCEFCGEFFENRKGLSSHARSHLRQMGVTEWSVNGSPIDTLREILKKKSKLCLIKKEPPAGDLAPALAEDGSPTAAPGAMHSPLPLSPLASRPGKPGAGPAQVPRELSLSPITGAKPSTTSYLGPVATKRPLQEDRFLSAEVKAKTYIQTELPFKAKTLHEKTSHSSTEACCELCGLYFENRKALASHARAHLRQFGVTEWCVNGSPIETLSEWIKHRPQKVGAYRSYIQGGRPFTKKFRSAGHGRDSDKRPPLGLAPGGLSLVGRSAGGEPGPEAGRAADSGERPLATSPPGTVKSEEHQRQNINKFERRQARPPDASAARGGEDANDLQQKLEEVRQPPPRVRPVPSLVPRPPQTSLVKFVGNIYTLKCRFCEVEFQGPLSIQEEWVRHLQRHILEMNFSKADPLPEEPQAPQAQTAAVEAP
- the Wiz gene encoding protein Wiz isoform X18 → MAAVAFLMGSPILASAKPSPVPPPPPIGSAAVANFDPGTFSLMRCDFCGAGFDTRAGLSSHARAHLRDFGITNWELTISPINILQELLATSAAELPPSPLGREPPGSFLTSRRPRLPLTMPFPPTWAEDPGPIYGDAQSLTTCEVCGACFETRKGLSSHARSHLRQLGVAESESSGAPIDLLYELVKQKGLSDAPLGLPPSLTKKSNSPKELVAGAARPGLLTLAKPMDAPPVNKAIKSPPSFSAKGLAHPSSSPLLKKAPLTLAGSPTPKNPEDKSPQLSLSPRPTSPKTQWPQSEDEGPLNLTSGPEPTRDIRCEFCGEFFENRKGLSSHARSHLRQMGVTEWYVNGSPIDTLREILKRRTQSRPGGHLHPPGPSPKALAKVMGSGGPGSSLEARSPSDLHISPLAKKLPPPPGSPLGHSPTASPPPTARKMFSGLATPSLPKKLKPEQMRVEIKREMLPGALHGEPHPSEGPWGTPREDMAPLNLSSRAEPVRDIRCEFCGEFFENRKGLSSHARSHLRQMGVTEWSVNGSPIDTLREILKKKSKLCLIKKEPPAGDLAPALAEDGSPTAAPGAMHSPLPLSPLASRPGKPGAGPAQVPRELSLSPITGAKPSTTSYLGPVATKRPLQEDRFLSAEVKAKTYIQTELPFKAKTLHEKTSHSSTEACCELCGLYFENRKALASHARAHLRQFGVTEWCVNGSPIETLSEWIKHRPQKVGAYRSYIQGGRPFTKKFRSAGHGRDSDKRPPLGLAPGGLSLVGRSAGGEPGPEAGRAADSGERPLATSPPGTVKSEEHQRQNINKFERRQARPPDASAARGGEDANDLQQKLEEVRQPPPRVRPVPSLVPRPPQTSLVKFVGNIYTLKCRFCEVEFQGPLSIQEEWVRHLQRHILEMNFSKADPLPEEPQAPQAQTAAVEAP